GATAATATAGCCTATCCGGAATTGGAACGCAAGTTTTGTTTAGTAGGTCATTCTAAGCTTTTAAAACTTGGTGAAAAAATTGATGGAATTTCAGGAAGTGCTTTTTTAAGGAGTGCCTTTTTAACCCGTGAACGGTTACGACCTGTTATGGCTGGAGATTCTTGTTAATGATGATATTCCCTGGGAAGATTATCTTAATATACCTGAGATTAATAATGCCTATCAGAAGGCATGTATCTGGTACACAAATTATAAGACAATGCTGCATACGGTTGTTAAAAGGAAACCTTTAATGAATCTAAATATAATGGGTAAAGTTGATGATAGAGAGTATAGGAAATTCGTGGAGGTTTTGAACTTTGTTAAGAGTTGAGGGCACGGCACTTTTTCAATTCAGAAGGAACGTGGAGATATTTATTTCAAGGATAGAGAATACTTCAGCATAAACAACTTTTCCTTTCTCATTATAATTATCCTGGAAAATCACCGCCGTGCAGTTTTTGCGCGTTCAGTGGAGTGCTTTGTCAGGCGTTGAGTTGTTCTTGTTAAATCAAGTAATGACCTTAATGCATCATTTACTGCGGCTGAATCAGCAAATGCCTTGGCCACATCCGGCTCAAGCATGACAACATTGGCACCTTCTTCTATAATCCGCTTGTAATACTTGCCCCGAACAGCCTTAGAATAATCAAAATTGTATTCGGGGCGTAATTTATCATTATTTTTTTTATCTTTAGCTTTCATGTCGTTTCCTTTCATGTGCGGTTGTGGTACGTACGTTAATAATTCTTATCACTCCACCTCTATCAGTATGTGAAACCACCAGCAAACGTCCGTGAGAGGAATAGCCAATGGTTATTAATCTTTGTTCTCCAACTGAGTGGTCCGGGTCATCAAACGTCGCTGATAACGGATCATAAAATACTGTCATGGCTTCTTCAAATGAAACCGTGTGCTTTTTAAGGTTCTTTTTTGCTTTTTCCCTGTTCCATTCGAATTGCAT
This Nitrospirota bacterium DNA region includes the following protein-coding sequences:
- a CDS encoding BrnT family toxin, which gives rise to MQFEWNREKAKKNLKKHTVSFEEAMTVFYDPLSATFDDPDHSVGEQRLITIGYSSHGRLLVVSHTDRGGVIRIINVRTTTAHERKRHES